The sequence TCATTGTTTCTATTAATAGTGACAGCAAATCAGACATATTCAAAcaggttgtttatttattgcatGCTTTTCAAGTGTCAAAGAGATGTGACAGCAGTTAGAGTAACACTAATTGCCTTAGACCAGGCGGCTATTTTTAGATGGACAGTAATCAGCAAGAAAGGTCTGCGCTACAGAATCGCGGTGGGACAGATGGGAACTCATTAGATCAGCCTTAGTGGCTTTGTGCGTTGCCTGGACACTATTAGCAAAGCAAGTCTCAAAAACTTAAACCAGCTTATAACTATAGGGACCACAGGCCTCAGCCTAGTGTCTCACAGAGTCTTCATTACTTAGGTCTGCTGCACTAAAGCTGTAGTTGTTGCTAATATTTTCTCTAGTCATTAAATGCTCAAATTTCTTTTCCTTGTTGACGAACAGTGCCATTCATCttcttttattgatttatttacagaGATATATGACAGGGACCAAACAATGACactatatactgtgtgtatatatatatatatatatatatatacatattaatatTTCAAGTACAACAATAATTTGCCACAACATGTATGATTCCAAAACAAGCTGAGAGCTAGATACAAATAAAAGATCAATTGAGGGCTGTGGGATGCAgattgtaagggaaatgtaacattttgacCAGAATAGGATCATGttaatttcccctttgattAATCATGATTGAATCTCATACAATGTAACCTTGGTCATGCTGTATCCTGTACAACTGAATGAGTCTTGGCCTGATTGCTTTAACTAaggcattgttgtttttatgtcatCAGAAGATCCCAACCTTTGACTTTGTAACAACCCCAACCAGAGTGGGAGGGAtgagccaaatgtataaagacaAAGAACTGCTCCCCATCGGTGTGCATATTACAAGTGTGACAATACTTTAAGAGATTTGTGTCTCGTTCCTCGTTGGAAGAGTGGGATTGAAGAAATTGCCACTACAAGATGAATAATCAAACAATTTCTATCTTAtaaagcattttttaaatatatcttaTGAAAATCCATGGCCCATCATCTCCATAGTTGTACTTTTGTAAAGTTGAACATAGTTGTACATAGTTGTAAATTGCTTTATTGATAATAAATCCATAAGTTGTCTATCACAGTATGTTTTATCGTGTTTCAtacaataaatttaatttaagagAAATCAACCCTTGCTTGTCAGATTTTGTGAATTCAAAAGCTTTAAATAAAGAATGTTGGGTCCTTTTGCAGTCGAAACACCCTCACAATGGGTTAGGATCCAGCTTCCCACAGGCAGCTTGGATTTCATCACCCCCTCGTCCCTAATAGCACATATAAATATTCACATAACCAGGAGCGTGACGGCAGTGAAGAGACAGcacctttccttttcttttcctcattgGAGTGTATGAAAAATAGATTGATAGTaatgctttttaatttaaagtgtCAACACTGTTAACAGGTCTGCTTGACTCGGCcaaagggtgagagagagaactgctaaATTTATTGGGATGTTGTCTTGGGGCGAGTGAGACCTGAGCGTTGCAGGCCAGTGAGAGTGGCTGCTATCCAGCTAATCCTCTTTGCACTCCTCACTCCTGCCGCTGCGCTTCAACGCAATTGTTGACTTCATTTCAAAACAGTCAAGGTGGTGACCCACAACTCTGCCACACTACGACACTCAACCCTCATCTTGGCCGGACTCTCATCCTACTCTGCTCGTTTGGATTCTTTGTGGCAGGGGGGACTATACTTGGATTTTCTCATTTATGGATTACACCTTCATTTTTAGATTGGTACACGATTCCTGTGCGATGGAATCAGGGGAAGTGGATTATGACGAACTGGCTGAATTTATCCCAGGACAAAAGCTGGACAGGAGCATTGGATGTACAATATGGAAAAAACATACAGGTCAGTTTTCTATCTTCaacttatttattttacctAGAGTAGGAGTCAATTATAGCAAACAGCAGGCCTAATTCAAAAAGTCTGTATACACATTTTGAGTGTTAAAATTGGCAGCAGGCCTGGTACAGCTGGATAACAGGTGATCTTTCCAAAGCATGTAAGGCTTTAAAAGTCAATAGAGATGTACCATTCATTCACATGGCTTGTGAATGAATGGTTGTTTAACTGCTGCTGTGACAACCTTAATTTAAAACTGCAGCTCTTTCATAAAGAAGTGTTTCATGATATCAGCGTGGATACGTCATGTTGTTGAGCATCTGACTGGTGACAGGTGACTGTGAGTGGGTGGGACGGCAGCATGAACACAGCCAGAAGGTCCCAGAGGAGTTTAACTCTGGGCATTAAACAGCTCAGGTCTAAATCTTGCTGCCAGTTAATTTGCTGGAAAGCTTCCTCTCTTCTGGCACACGCTGTTTCAACACGTGGAGCCGGTCAGGTGACCTTTTCCAACATGTCTGACTATATACAGCACTGTTACTCCTGTGGgcataaaatattttaaacatagAAGATgcacaggttgttttttttggaaggtgaaacatttatttgaaaatatatcATGCTGGTGTAACGTTCACAGCATGTGAAGGGCTGTAATAATAACTCATGCAGTGTGTTCACACAAAGATTCCCCTTTATTGTAGTTTAAGTTCAGAGGTTGTTGCTGTTACTATGTGTGGAAAGTGTAAGGAAGACGTATCAAAATGAGCAAACTGTGGCCTCAAGGAAATCCAATGTGAAGAAAGTTTTCCCATTAAAATACGAAAAAATGTTGGCTGCTGACAGTGTTAACTGAGCATTTTTATCAGTGATGtaccaaaaaataaaattccaCTTACCATGTCAAAGATTTACTGTCAGAGCGTGAAATGTCTTAGTGATGTGAGTCTCATTGGCCTCCATCTTCTGCTCTTTCACTTCCTGCATCATTCCGGCTCCCGCTCCAGGCTGCTGCTTCTTCCTCCTGATCTGAGACCAACAGCCTTGGTCAGCTGAGGTCGACACCATGGTGACCTTCACGGAGACATCACAGGTTTCCCCTATGGGGCTGTGCGAGCCGCCCTGCCTGACGGCCTCCCTGTCACCCGGGCTGCGGCGGAAGAAGTTGCTGTGGCAGAATGCTGTGAAACACATCATCATCCAGCAGGAGCTCAGCGCTCAGGTGATCCCACACTCTGTTGTTTGTacatctttgtttttcattctcttGTACACATTCCCCTACAAGACTAGGCAGAATGTATGAACTGAAACATGACATCTGACCTTtgaaacacaaactgacaaaaATGTAACCTGCACTGTCTGATGATATGTGTGAGTGCCATCATGAACATAGGTTACAAAACCACACAAGTATCGATCATCACTGTAACCGGTGTGTAAAGTGTCAATACACCCAAATAaccaaaaaatacatttagtcAATTAAGGTGTCATATAGATTAGTATAATTTTGATTTTACAAATAGCTGCAAATAAAATCTGCTAAAGCTGCAccgaaaatggaaataaataccCTTCAACTGTAAAGATATGGTGGCCAACATTAGACTGATAGATACATATAGATATCGCCTGACCTAGTCAAACTAACCTCATGGGctaaaatgtgacaaaataattttttaCTGATGAGCCAAGCAGGGGTGGGCGTTATGGCCAAATCATATATGAAGATACAAATGTTCATATCAGTCATATTGATCATTATTTAGATAAATgtgacattattatttattttatgcttGAACACTTTGGCCCTGAGGGAAGTTTATGGTTTTAGACTCTTCTATATGGGCAGAGATTGACACTTACACctattgaattaattaaattggTATTATTCTTGATATTTTCTCATCACCCAGGTCTAGTGCCAACCCTTGAAATTGTCATAGATCAGTGTCCAAAAGTGCAATCAAGTGATTATAAAGGAGTGTAAAGCACATATATGATAAACAGACACTTTGTAAatggtcaaaatgtgtttgcttcCAACCATAAAGCCATTACTATATCATTGCACTGGTCTCTTTTTAAAGGGCTGGTATGAGAGTTGGCAAAAAGAACAGGAATTATACATGTTACAGTAAATGCTCCTGGTTTTATGTTGTGACAGGTTGGTGTGGAACCAGCACAAAAAATAAGTGTGACAGATGCCTACATGGAGGAGATCAACAGACAAATCCGCAACAAGGGCTCTCGTGGGGTCACGAAACGTCGCTCCTCCACATTCAGAGTCCACCCCTCCCAGCCCCGGGGCTCGACCTGTCCACGCAGCAGCCTCGGCGGTTGTGACTATGGCAGCGATGCCGACTTCTTTGTGCACTGGGGCCGCACTATTCACGGGGTCTACATACCCTCCCTGAGGCACACCTTCAAGTCCCGTGACCTGGAGAAACTCTACCAGCAGCACTCTTCTCACCAGAGACGCAACTCTCTAGCTATCACCAACGTAATCGACGCTGTGGCCAAGCTGCACGTGTTGGTTCTGTACCTGGCGTTGGCCCCTGAGGATTTAATAGACTCTGTGCGTGGCTGCCTGACAGGCCTTTTCATGATGTTCGCTATCGCACTGTGCATTGTGGTGTTGACCTGCAAAGACTCCTTGTCCCCGCGGTGGCTCCACTATGCTGGCCTGGCTAGCTGGCTATCGCAGACCACACAGGTGCTGGGAGGACTGGTATACGGACTAGAAAAAGACTCTTCGTGGTACGTCTTGTTCACGCTGTTCGCCACATACACGCTGCTGCCCTTACCTCTGCTGTGGGCCATGTGCGCCGGCTCCCTTACCTCAGTGCTGTACCTTCTGGTGGAGATAGTGCACTACTACAATGATGCAATGCTCTTGAGAAAGGTGAGTAAATAAACTGATTGCCTGTAAAACTATTGTTTCTCATATTGATATTACAGTGTTATGTCTCATATTATTTTGGATTATTCATTATCAATCCAGATGTTGCTCCTTTACTAGACAATGCTTTAAATGTAACACTCAAATGTTTTTGAGTGTTATAAGATTGTAAACATTGGCTTAGAAAGTAAAATCTCAGTGTGAACACTCTTTTAAAAAGAAACCTTCAGATCAAGATATGTTTTATCTATAATTTCGATTTGATACTTGCATTGCTATAAGCCTTTTATTGTACTTAGATGTTTTGGATGTTCCCGGTTTGAAAACGTGAACAAAAGTGAACAATATTTTCTCACTTGGATGCAGGTGTTTGCCAAAGGCCTGCTGTACCTGGGCATGAATACAGCCGGCCTGTTTATCCACTACTTGACAGATCACGCCCAGAGGCAGGTTTTCCTGGAGACACGGCGCTGCATTCAGGGTCGCCTCAAACTAGAGCAAGAGAACCAAAGACAGGTGAGGGCGGCCATCTTGGAGGTACATGTAGACACAGACATAATTTATTAAGACGGCTGTAGACTGTTATTACTTTTAAGATGGAGGGATAAAATCAGTGTGCTAAATACTCAGGGGCAATCGGGGGGTCCACTTTCCAGAGAACCCCCCGAATTTGGCTGTTTCAGGGGGTCTCAAGTGTCAATCAGGTATTTCGCACTCAGGATAAGAGGTTTCTCGAAATCTCTTGTGAAATGCAAACAGAGTGTCTGCTGGTTAAATCACGGGATTATTGTGTCGGCAAACAGGAGCGTCTGGTGCTGTCAATCCTGCCTCGCTTTGTTGCCTTGGAGATGATCGCTGACATGAGCTCTTTGGAAGATGAACTCAATCCTCAGGAGTTTCACAAGATCTATATACACCAGTACAAAGAcgtcaggtacacacacacacagacacacacacagtagaattAACAAGGCTTATACATATCTATTTAACACTTTGATTTACAATAAGTCTTACATGTGTTGACAGGTTGACAAGAAACTGGACAGTGACTTGAATGTGTTCATTGGAATTCTTTCTTACACagtcatctctcctctcttcagcaTCCTATTTGCAGACATCAAGGGCTTCACTCTATTGTCCATGAACCTGTCGGCTCAGGATCTGGTGCGAACCCTCAACGAGCTCTTTGGACGCTTTGACCGTCTGGCAGAGGTAAAACCctcaacacattttatttcatttagctATTTATCATAGAGAACAGGTTATATATTTTGGAATAAAGTAACATTCTAACTTCCCTGGTTTCTTCTCTCACGACAGGATCACCACTGCCTGCGAATCAAGATACTGGGAGACTGTTACTACTGTGTGTCAGGTgtccctgagccacagccggccCATGCCCGGTACTGTGTGGAGATGGGCCTGGCTATGATCAGCACTATACGGTCAGCCGACCCTGAATACTGAATTGAACTGTCAAAGTTACCTGTGAAATATGATGATCTATCacaaaacaattcaaacaaTGTGGTTATTCCATTCTAACCTTGACTTTCCACCAACACCAGGGATGTGCGGAAGCAGTTAAAGTTTGACATGGACATGAGGATTGGGATCCACACAGGCTCTGTTCTATGTGGAGTTCTGGGGCTACAGAAATGGCAGTTTGACGTCTGGTCCTGGGACGTGAGCATCGCCAACATGCTGGAGGCCGGGGGAATACCAGGGTGAGTGTCCCTGCTGGTCCCAACTCTATATAAAAATGGACAACccctctccacttcctgctcctccacattTCCACcaatccttcctcttctccatcaccCAGACGCATCCACATCTCCAGGGCGACTCTGGACAGTCTACAGGGCACCTACAAGACAGAGGATGGCCATGGCCGCGACAGGAACGAGTTTCTAAGGCGGCACAACATCGACACTTTCCTGATCTGCCCTCAGGAGGGAAAGGACAAGGTTGACCACGCCGAGCCGCCCAGAGTCCTTAAAACGAACCGAACGTGGAACCCGGAGATGCCTTTCGGGAACGCCATTGACATGAACAGTGTAGGTGCTGGGGTACAACAAAGAGGGATATCATTGTGTGCTTGGTGTCATACACTAAAAATGGTTTTGATTCGAATAACAATCGATTATTTATAGCAGAAAATATGAACTGATCAACCTCACGCCTTTGTGAGGGATATGTGAAAATCCCACAACAGACCTGTCTTTATAAGAAGGTTCAAACCATTGCAAAGGGGCCaatacagagacagagtcacCAATTATTTTTATGCTCTTGATGTTATCTGCTGGGAAGAAGATGGAAACCAGACGTAAAGCATTGATCAGATCTGCCGCCGTAAAACAATGATTTAACGATTGTTTGCACTTCCAAGGCGTTAATCAGCTTTATGGCAGCACACTGCAGTTTCTCACTCTTAAGTAAGCAGAAAGAGAACGGGACATCATAAATTCCATCCCATTTTCTTTCCTTACTGTAGATCCTGGCTTCCTTTACAAACGGCTCGCTGCCCAACATATGGCTGTCGACCTCCAAAGAGATCAACAAACGCATCCAACATGCTATCGAGGTTCGCAGCAGTGAGCGTATGCACAAGGAGCACATCACCCCGCTCACCCTGGTGTTCAAGGACACGCACATCGAGGACATGGTAAGCAGGGCCGGGGGAGAGTCAGGCAGGAAAGTCATGCGTTCGTCTACAGGTACCTGAAATGTCATGGTGATGTTTATTTGATGTCTTTTGGTTTGTCCAGTTCTTCCAGATGAGAGACGAAATGTTCAACTCCAACTTGGTCTGCTCCTTCATCATGCTCCTGTTTCTCATGGCTGCCCAGGCCCTCATCCCGGCTCCCAGGTAGGAAAACACCAGCCTTGTCCAGTCAGGGCTGCATTCCATTTATAAGGGGTTTATCAGGTTTGAATGGTTCATATATTCCCATATATTTATACCTAAACTCTAAATAAATAGTAATCATCAACATTTCCCCtctaaaccaacaacaacaagtgaactagaataacactcaggagggcgTATACCCAATTAGATTTGATGAAGCTGCACAAAATTTACTGTGTGTAAAGGTTAGTGGGTTAGGGTGAGTAAAGTTATTTACTTcaccagatttttttcatcaagatccatgaattattaaattGTGAAAACTTCCAAAAACAATCCATctcacaaagttaaaaaaaggtcaaagaaatcctggatctaCACCAACATTTTATGGTTTCTTTCTTGAAGcgtatcacatccttccacaaatTTCCATCATAATCCGGGCAGAATctttttgcttaatcctgccATCAGATGCTCTGTCATCTTTGCTCATGCAGAGTAATGCTCCAAGATAAAATAAGTTACAACACATTATCTTTATGAAGATGATGAGTTATATCTTTCTCACCGAAAATATTTACACCTTTGTAATAAAAAATTTACTATGTGTAGTATATTTTACTTTGGTGTCATGAGCAGGTTTTCACTCCCTCACCTCACTCCCTTCGGCctcttgtcctcctccctcATTCTTCCTCTCAAGGATGTTCCCGGCCGTCCTCCAGTTTTCCGTCTTCTTGCTGATctacatgctgctgctgctgttggcccTGGCTGAAGAGTTCAAGTGGGCTCCTGCTGCGCTGCAACACCTCTGCTGCTGGATCCATGAGAACAACAGCGCCCGCAACCTGCTCACCCTCACCGCCATCCTCATCAACTTTGGCTTGGCCTCCACTGACATGGTGAGACAGTGAATATGCAAACTTTCACACATGCTGTGTAGCATGACTGACCCTCATAAACCCCTCGAACACAAGTAAATCTAATTAAAAGAGCATTCGATCGTATTTATGATGCACTTGTGTAACAAGAAAACATAAGTAAACACTTTAAATATCTGCATTTATGTTTAAACTGTCTTGAAAATTGTCAAATTTGTATCTATGTTACAAAagtgaagaaacacaaactatTGAGCTACAGATACACAAATCAGTGTGTGAATCGTATCCATGTCAAATAGATTATAATAACATTCACAATGCAGACTGGAAAAGTATGTGAACCATTCTTCACAACATCAAAAGCTAATGTTAAAGGGGAAATTATTAAATTGGGGGCCGAGGATGTTCGACCAGTTAAATCCAAGGGTTCACTTTCTTTTCCACCAGCACAGTTGATGTTTAATGGGTtaatttaagaaaacacaataaatattcatgtttgtgtgttgcaagcttaagcacattgtgtttgctaatttAGATGCTAATCATTAACCATTTCATTTGCTATTAATACAGAAAACCAGGTCATTCCAAAGAATTCACTGACTCTCTCCCTGTAgctttgtgttatgttattttCACGATCCCTTCTAAAATGCATGTGGATAAACAAGAAGGTCACACCTCCCTGCTGAAGGAGGCAAACTGTGTTTTCAGGCCTACTTGACAAATCGCACAACAGAATTGTGGAAACTGTGGTCACCTGGCTCTTTTGAAAACAttaaggatgtgttaaattaatgaTTGACGATGAGTGATTTTCTTTGCTGTTTTGTCCAAGTATGTAACTGACAACTAGAGAAACCCATCGTAGGGCAGGAGAGGTCCTCGGGTTCATTCTCACAAACGTCAGCTCAAATCTTGAGTATGTCTTAAATGAGAAATGTGCATCTGCTTTCTTGTGACACTGCTTCATTAGGCCTTTTGTTTGCAGTCAGTGGTTTTAtgctgatgttgtgtgtcttggGTGCAGGTTTGGTGTCTTCTCGCGAGCACAGGAGAGGCCGACAAGATGGACAGAACTAACACAGCCTCGCGTCCCCTCACTGTCTGCACTTACCCTGAGGtgggttttatttttacctaCGCAAATGAGGTTATGTATTAACGGATTGTGCAGGACACCAGACACCGGTTTGTGGGAATGGTCTAATTACATTGAGTAAATAGGTCAAACATCGAGCCACTTAATCAGTGttatatttctgttttcatcctctgtcgctccatcttcttctctactttcatgtttcctcaggtgtttgtgttgagtGTTGTGATCGCCATGGTCACTTGTGCCGTGTTTCTGCGTCTGAACTCCCTGCTGAAGCTGGCGGTCTTGCTGCTGGCGGTGGCCGTGTACTCCTACCTCATCCACGTGGCCTTCCTCTCGCTCGCACGCCACGATGTGCAGCAAGGGTCCGAGTGGAGCATGTACTGTCCTGCTTTCTCTTTAATGTCATTTTCCATTTTATAACCCATAGTTTACATCTCTATATTCCACCTCTCTTCGTTTACTTCTGCACAGGTCTCATTATGTCCGGAGGAAAGGAATCTCCATTATCTTCATGATGATGTTTATTGTTGCCGTCTTCTACAATGGACGACAGGTGATTAGTTTGTTCATtgtcatagaatcacttccctATCCTTCATATTAAGACCCGAACAATACCGAGATGAGGCATAACACCAGGTGATCTCTAATACATGGTGTATCTATCTACTCTTTTTTCTCCAGTGGGAAGCCACTGCCAgactggacttcctgtggcgtcTGCAGGcccaacaggaagtggaggacaTGAGAGAGCTGCGGGAACACAACGAGTGTTTGTTAAACAACATCCTGCCGATGCACGTCGCCCGACATTTCCTGGACCGGAGCAAGAATGACGAGGTACCAAAGACACCCCCGACCCCATCTCTGACTCTGACAATGAGTTCACAGGAGTCTTCCTGagcaaatgtatttattctcaCATTATTTGGAGTTCAACGCCTTTATCAAGGTAGAACAAAGACATAATGATAAAGAATCCACATCTTTTGTATATTTCCTTATGATTTGTTGAAACGCTTAGTGTTTGAGAACAAGAGCTGAAATATTAGCAGACATGTTTTAGAATTTTCCTGCCAAACCTTACAGTATATCAAATAATTTTCATTCCAGGAGCTTTACTCCCAGTCCTACAATGAAGTGGGTGTTATGTTTGCCTCCATCGCTGGGTTCAATGAGTATTTTGAGCAGAAGGAAATCAGACACGAAGGAGTGGACTGCCTACGACTGCTCGATGAGATCATCGCTGGCTTTGATGAGGTGAGCGATGTAAAGGGGTTTCAGATCATTGACTTAACCATGTATCTAAATATTTTGTAGGGTAATGGGTCACTTGTTGAAATAGTTGGTACCTGGTTCTCGATCAGAGCAGTTGAAACAGTATTTACCTTCCTCTTCGGCTGATAAGAATAAAAACGAAGGACAAATGGGAAtaattttaattgatttataaTTATCgtatctttatctttatgtgTTTCTTCCTCCAAGTTGCTGGAGGAGTCGTACTTCCACTATGTGGAGAAGATTAAGACCATCGGGAGCTGCTACATGGCGGCTTCTGGCTTAGCTCCAGACGGCCAGGTGGGAGATCCTCTcgttcattttgttttgtccttCAATCATTGGCAGCAGCTTTAATAAATCCATtcttccacctctctctctctctctctctctctctctctctctctctctctctctctctctctctctctctctctctctctctctctctctctctctctctctctctctctctctctctctctctctctgtgtgtcaaaCTCTGtgtgaatctctctctctctcttaggcGTCCATAGATGAATGGAATCACCTGAGCGAGCTGGTTTTGTTTGCGTTGGCAATGCAGGAGACCTTGAAAGAGATTAACAGGCAGTGTGCCAAAAACTTTCAACTGCGTGTGGGTAAATGGCTgaccttgcacacacacacacacacacacacacacacacacacacacacacacacacacacaaacgtgcacaCACTTGTGTAAACAAATAACATGCACCCTTGTCTAGTATACCTAGTGTCCTACAGCCGCGAATGTTATATAATTTAGTCTCAAGtaaattgttttctttgttggACTCACACAGGCATTGCCCATGGGCCGGTGGTGGCGGGTGTGATCGGTGCCACCAAGCCGCAGTATGACATCTGGGGGTCGACAGTGAACCTGGCCAGTCGCATGGACAGCACAGGGGTGAGCGGCCGCATACAGGTACCTGAGGCCACGAGGAGGATCCTGGCTGAATGGGGCTTTGTGCTGGAGTTCCGTGGGGAAATCTTTGTCAAAGGGGTGAGTAGTGGAAAGATGGAGGCTGGTTGTGTATGTTTGTTGCTTGGATCATTAAATATTTAACTGTAATTCAGTCTTTATTAGTACAGGGAAATTGAGAACGGATGTGTGTTACTGAAAAGGTGCAATGTAAATAACGTTCGGTAAAATTCTGAAATGGAGCATGAGCACTTGGACGTTCATCAGTGGGATAAGACTGACCTAAAAGGAAACAAGGCACCATAATGACCCAGCATGCATAGCACCAGGGGCCTGAATTGTGATTAATATTATGAGTGACCCTTTTTTTCTACTGAGACAAAATGCTTTTCTCCTCAATCTGTAACTATAACTTCAGAATGAGACAAGGTCTGATCAGTCAGTGGAGGTGAAAGCTGGTAACAGGAGAGTGCAGCTCTCAACTTGAACAAGGGAGACACCCACTGgtgaaaagaaacaacacacagcCTCCAATAAACGCCAACATGTATTTTATCcctgctcagtgtgtgttgtgttacttAATGTGGAAATAACCAACCTGTGTTGTTGACTGCTGCTGTCCCTGTAGGTGAGTGAGAGCCAGGGCAAAGTCCGCACCTATTTCATCAGCACCATGCGCAGTAAGATGGCCAACGTGGTGACAGATGGCCACACAGGGGCCCGCACGGCAGGACGCATGACGCTGGCAGGAGTGGTGTTTGGTATGGTG comes from Pleuronectes platessa chromosome 17, fPlePla1.1, whole genome shotgun sequence and encodes:
- the si:dkey-206f10.1 gene encoding adenylate cyclase type 8, encoding MVTFTETSQVSPMGLCEPPCLTASLSPGLRRKKLLWQNAVKHIIIQQELSAQVGVEPAQKISVTDAYMEEINRQIRNKGSRGVTKRRSSTFRVHPSQPRGSTCPRSSLGGCDYGSDADFFVHWGRTIHGVYIPSLRHTFKSRDLEKLYQQHSSHQRRNSLAITNVIDAVAKLHVLVLYLALAPEDLIDSVRGCLTGLFMMFAIALCIVVLTCKDSLSPRWLHYAGLASWLSQTTQVLGGLVYGLEKDSSWYVLFTLFATYTLLPLPLLWAMCAGSLTSVLYLLVEIVHYYNDAMLLRKVFAKGLLYLGMNTAGLFIHYLTDHAQRQVFLETRRCIQGRLKLEQENQRQERLVLSILPRFVALEMIADMSSLEDELNPQEFHKIYIHQYKDVSILFADIKGFTLLSMNLSAQDLVRTLNELFGRFDRLAEDHHCLRIKILGDCYYCVSGVPEPQPAHARYCVEMGLAMISTIRDVRKQLKFDMDMRIGIHTGSVLCGVLGLQKWQFDVWSWDVSIANMLEAGGIPGRIHISRATLDSLQGTYKTEDGHGRDRNEFLRRHNIDTFLICPQEGKDKVDHAEPPRVLKTNRTWNPEMPFGNAIDMNSILASFTNGSLPNIWLSTSKEINKRIQHAIEVRSSERMHKEHITPLTLVFKDTHIEDMFFQMRDEMFNSNLVCSFIMLLFLMAAQALIPAPRMFPAVLQFSVFLLIYMLLLLLALAEEFKWAPAALQHLCCWIHENNSARNLLTLTAILINFGLASTDMVWCLLASTGEADKMDRTNTASRPLTVCTYPEVFVLSVVIAMVTCAVFLRLNSLLKLAVLLLAVAVYSYLIHVAFLSLARHDVQQGSHYVRRKGISIIFMMMFIVAVFYNGRQWEATARLDFLWRLQAQQEVEDMRELREHNECLLNNILPMHVARHFLDRSKNDEELYSQSYNEVGVMFASIAGFNEYFEQKEIRHEGVDCLRLLDEIIAGFDELLEESYFHYVEKIKTIGSCYMAASGLAPDGQVGDPLASIDEWNHLSELVLFALAMQETLKEINRQCAKNFQLRVGIAHGPVVAGVIGATKPQYDIWGSTVNLASRMDSTGVSGRIQVPEATRRILAEWGFVLEFRGEIFVKGVSESQGKVRTYFISTMRSKMANVVTDGHTGARTAGRMTLAGVVFGMVQARNREKIREVNGGFSLAPCTL